In a single window of the Silvimonas iriomotensis genome:
- the uvrA gene encoding excinuclease ABC subunit UvrA: protein MNYRPAIEQDIPLIRIRGARTHNLKNVNLDLPRGKLVVITGLSGSGKSSLAFDTLYAEGQRRYVESLSAYARQFLQLMEKPDVDLIEGLSPAISIEQKATSHNPRSTVGTVTEIHDYLRLLFARVGTPYCPDHELPLESQTVSQMVDHVLALPEDTRLMILAPLVIGRKGENLELFDELRAQGFVRVRVDGEVYELDAVPKLDKNKKHTIEVVIDRLKVREDVKQRVAESFETALRHADGRAIAVEMESGKEHWFSAKFACPVCSFSLPELEPRLFSFNNPMGACPKCDGLGQITFFDPKRVVAHPELSLAAGCIKGWDKRNQFYFQMLTNLAAHYDFDTNTAWEDLPEHIQQVVLYGSGKEEITFVYLNERGSRFERAHTFEGIIPNLERRYRETDSVAVREELAKYQNNQACPSCGGSRLRREARYVRVGDETLHQISQMALRDSSQFFTALGFEGNKAQIAEKIVKEIRERLGFLVNVGLDYLSLERSADTLSGGEAQRIRLASQIGSGLTGVMYVLDEPSIGLHQRDNDRLIATLMRLRDLDNTVIVVEHDEDAIRAADYLVDMGPGAGEHGGQVIAEGIPEVVMKNPDSITGQFLSGARRIELPAERRQPDPDKWFTLKGAHGNNLKFVDLALPVGLLVCVTGVSGSGKSTLINDTLYAIAARDLNGASTEPAPYHEVHGMDHFDKVINVDQSPIGRTPRSNPATYTGLFTPIRELFAGVPSSRERGYGPGRFSFNVKGGRCEACQGDGVIKVEMHFLPDVYVPCDVCHGKRYNRETLEVQYKGQNITEVLEMTVEHALEFFSAVPTVARKLQTLMDVGLGYIRLGQSATTLSGGEAQRVKLALELSKRDTGRTLYILDEPTTGLHFHDIDLLLGVVRRLREHGNTVVVIEHNLDVIKTADWIVDLGPEGGAGGGEIIAVGTPEDVARSSRSHTAKYLKRVLDSHQ, encoded by the coding sequence ATGAACTATCGTCCCGCTATCGAGCAAGATATCCCCCTGATCCGTATTCGTGGTGCGCGCACGCACAACCTCAAGAACGTGAATCTGGATTTGCCGCGCGGCAAGCTCGTGGTCATTACCGGGCTTTCGGGCTCGGGCAAGTCGTCGCTGGCGTTTGATACGCTGTATGCCGAAGGCCAGCGCCGCTATGTCGAGTCGCTCTCGGCGTACGCCCGCCAGTTCTTGCAGTTGATGGAAAAACCCGATGTTGATCTGATCGAAGGCCTGAGCCCGGCGATCTCCATCGAGCAAAAAGCCACCAGCCATAACCCGCGCTCCACCGTGGGTACGGTGACGGAAATCCACGATTACCTGCGCCTTTTGTTTGCGCGTGTCGGTACGCCGTACTGCCCGGATCACGAGCTGCCGCTGGAATCGCAAACCGTCAGCCAGATGGTTGATCACGTGCTGGCGCTGCCGGAAGACACCCGCCTGATGATCCTGGCGCCGCTGGTGATCGGCCGCAAAGGCGAGAACCTGGAGCTGTTCGACGAGTTGCGCGCCCAGGGTTTTGTGCGGGTACGGGTCGACGGCGAAGTCTACGAGCTTGATGCCGTACCCAAGCTGGACAAGAACAAGAAACACACCATTGAGGTGGTGATTGACCGCCTGAAGGTGCGTGAAGACGTCAAACAGCGCGTGGCCGAATCGTTCGAGACCGCGCTGCGCCATGCTGATGGCCGTGCCATTGCCGTGGAAATGGAAAGCGGCAAAGAACACTGGTTCTCTGCCAAATTTGCCTGTCCGGTGTGCAGCTTCAGCCTGCCTGAACTGGAACCGCGCCTGTTCTCGTTCAACAACCCCATGGGCGCCTGCCCCAAGTGCGATGGCCTGGGGCAAATCACCTTCTTTGACCCCAAGCGCGTCGTGGCGCATCCGGAACTGAGCCTGGCGGCGGGGTGTATCAAGGGGTGGGACAAGCGCAACCAGTTTTACTTCCAGATGCTGACCAATCTGGCCGCGCATTACGACTTTGACACCAATACTGCGTGGGAAGACCTGCCGGAACATATCCAGCAAGTGGTGTTGTATGGCTCGGGCAAAGAAGAAATCACCTTTGTTTACCTGAACGAACGCGGCAGCCGGTTTGAGCGTGCGCATACCTTTGAGGGCATCATCCCCAATCTGGAACGCCGTTATCGCGAGACCGACTCTGTCGCCGTGCGTGAAGAACTGGCCAAGTACCAGAACAACCAGGCTTGTCCGAGCTGCGGCGGTTCCCGTCTGCGCCGCGAAGCGCGTTATGTCCGTGTGGGCGACGAAACGCTGCACCAGATTTCGCAAATGGCGCTGCGCGACTCCAGCCAGTTCTTTACTGCGCTGGGCTTTGAAGGTAACAAGGCGCAGATCGCCGAGAAAATCGTCAAGGAAATCCGCGAACGGCTGGGGTTCCTGGTCAACGTCGGTCTGGATTACCTCAGTCTGGAGCGCAGCGCCGACACCTTGTCCGGCGGTGAAGCGCAGCGGATTCGTCTGGCCTCGCAGATTGGCTCCGGGCTGACCGGCGTGATGTACGTGCTGGATGAACCTTCGATCGGCCTGCATCAGCGTGATAACGATCGCCTGATTGCCACGCTGATGCGTCTGCGCGATCTGGATAACACCGTGATCGTGGTTGAACACGATGAAGACGCCATCCGCGCGGCAGATTACCTTGTGGATATGGGGCCGGGTGCTGGCGAGCACGGCGGCCAGGTGATTGCCGAAGGCATACCTGAAGTGGTCATGAAGAACCCGGATTCGATCACCGGGCAGTTCCTGTCTGGTGCCCGCCGGATTGAACTGCCGGCAGAACGCCGCCAGCCAGATCCGGATAAATGGTTCACGCTCAAGGGCGCGCATGGCAACAACCTGAAGTTTGTTGATCTGGCGCTGCCGGTGGGTTTGCTGGTGTGTGTCACGGGCGTGTCCGGCTCGGGCAAGTCCACGCTGATCAACGACACGCTGTACGCCATTGCCGCACGTGACCTGAACGGTGCCTCGACTGAGCCTGCGCCGTATCACGAAGTGCACGGCATGGATCATTTCGACAAGGTCATCAACGTCGACCAGTCACCGATCGGCCGCACCCCGCGCTCCAACCCGGCAACGTATACCGGTCTGTTCACACCGATCCGCGAACTGTTTGCCGGCGTGCCATCGTCACGTGAACGCGGCTACGGGCCAGGCCGTTTCAGCTTCAACGTCAAGGGCGGCCGCTGCGAAGCGTGTCAGGGCGATGGCGTGATCAAGGTGGAAATGCACTTCCTGCCGGACGTGTACGTCCCGTGCGATGTGTGTCACGGCAAGCGCTACAACCGTGAAACGCTGGAAGTGCAGTACAAAGGCCAGAACATTACCGAAGTGCTGGAAATGACGGTCGAGCATGCGCTGGAGTTCTTCAGCGCAGTGCCGACGGTGGCGCGCAAACTGCAAACGCTGATGGACGTGGGCCTGGGTTATATCCGCCTGGGCCAGTCGGCCACCACGCTCTCGGGCGGTGAAGCGCAGCGCGTGAAGCTGGCGCTGGAACTCTCCAAGCGGGATACCGGTCGCACGCTGTATATCCTGGACGAGCCGACCACGGGTCTGCATTTCCACGACATCGACCTGTTGCTGGGCGTGGTGCGTCGTTTGCGTGAGCACGGCAATACGGTGGTGGTGATCGAACACAATCTGGACGTGATCAAGACCGCAGACTGGATTGTCGACCTGGGTCCGGAAGGCGGCGCGGGTGGTGGCGAGATCATTGCCGTGGGTACGCCGGAAGACGTGGCCAGAAGCAGCCGCTCGCACACGGCCAAATACCTCAAGCGCGTGCTGGATAGCCATCAGTAA
- a CDS encoding MFS transporter, protein MQNSLSTPANAAASSEQGTAFRVLGAISFSHLLNDMIQSLILAIYPILKGGFNLSFAQIGLITLTYQITASLLQPLVGLYTDKKPQPYSLPIGMGFTLCGLLLLSVAPNFGTLLVAAALVGTGSSIFHPESSRVARMASGGRHGLAQSLFQVGGNLGSSLGPLLAAAIIVPFGQPSIAWFSLAALVAIAVLIKVGGWYKAHHLGARGKGGRKVVHHLTNKQIGFSISILLLLIFSKYFYMASIGSYFTFYLMHKFNLTVQAAQVHLFLFLFAVAAGTVIGGPIGDRIGRKYVIWASILGVAPFTLILPYANLFWTGVLTAIIGVILASAFSAILVYAQELIPGKVGMVSGLFFGFAFGMGGIGAAVLGLLADRTSIEFVYQVCAFLPLIGLLTAFLPNLEQPAKQ, encoded by the coding sequence ATGCAGAACAGTCTGAGCACGCCGGCCAACGCAGCCGCTTCCAGTGAACAGGGCACCGCTTTCCGGGTGCTGGGTGCGATCAGTTTCTCGCACTTGCTCAACGACATGATCCAGTCGTTGATCCTGGCTATTTATCCCATTCTGAAAGGCGGTTTTAACCTGTCTTTTGCGCAGATTGGCCTGATCACGCTGACGTACCAGATCACGGCATCGCTGCTGCAACCGCTGGTGGGTTTGTATACCGACAAGAAACCGCAACCGTACTCCTTGCCGATCGGCATGGGTTTTACGCTGTGCGGTTTGCTGCTGCTGTCGGTGGCGCCCAACTTTGGCACCTTGCTGGTCGCGGCCGCGCTGGTGGGTACGGGATCGTCGATTTTTCATCCGGAATCCAGCCGCGTGGCGCGCATGGCTTCGGGCGGACGACATGGTCTGGCGCAATCGTTGTTCCAGGTGGGCGGTAATCTGGGGTCGTCGCTGGGCCCCTTGCTGGCGGCGGCGATCATCGTGCCATTCGGCCAGCCCAGCATTGCGTGGTTCTCGCTGGCGGCACTGGTCGCCATTGCGGTGCTGATCAAGGTGGGCGGCTGGTACAAGGCGCATCATCTGGGCGCGCGCGGCAAGGGTGGACGCAAGGTGGTGCATCACCTGACCAACAAGCAGATCGGTTTTTCCATCAGCATCTTGTTGCTGCTGATTTTCTCCAAGTATTTCTACATGGCCAGCATCGGCAGTTATTTCACCTTTTACCTGATGCACAAGTTCAACCTGACCGTGCAGGCGGCGCAGGTGCATCTGTTCTTGTTCCTGTTTGCGGTGGCGGCAGGTACGGTGATCGGTGGCCCGATCGGGGATCGCATTGGCCGCAAATATGTCATCTGGGCATCGATCCTGGGCGTTGCACCTTTTACACTGATCCTGCCCTACGCCAACCTGTTCTGGACTGGCGTGCTGACGGCCATCATTGGCGTCATCCTGGCTTCGGCGTTTTCTGCCATTCTGGTGTACGCGCAAGAACTCATTCCCGGCAAGGTGGGCATGGTCTCGGGGCTGTTCTTCGGCTTTGCCTTTGGCATGGGCGGGATCGGCGCGGCGGTGCTGGGCTTGCTGGCAGACCGGACCAGCATCGAATTCGTGTATCAGGTATGCGCTTTCCTGCCATTGATTGGCCTGTTGACCGCATTCCTGCCTAATCTGGAACAACCCGCAAAACAATAA
- a CDS encoding MFS transporter, translating into MTPLELRASLGLAGLYALRMLGMFLILPVFAVYAAHLSGGDNHALVGLAFGAYGLTQALLQLPFGMWSDRVGRKKVIYFGLVMFAIGSLVCASVTSIEGMIAGRALQGAGAISAAITALLADLTREEHRTKAMAMIGGSIAMTFAVSLVAAPKLANWIGLPGIFLLTACLTVAAIIGVWKVIPSPALSRFHSDAEASAARLPAVLKHPQLRRLNYGVFALHAAQMAMFTVMPLLLASTGHVPVANHWMVYLPVVVVGFIFMVPAVIVAEKRNKLKNVFLLAIALMLVAQTGMALYMPNLTLICVWLGLYFIAFNILEATQPSLISKIAPTAAKGTAMGVYNTCQSLAMFVGSAAAGWLFQHGGAAPVFWLCAALMALWLIVTFGLQPPLPVKTQMFHIGENWHGDATQLTADLSALSGVKEAVVLIDERVALLKVLQSGWDEAGVKTLIDATRNAA; encoded by the coding sequence ATGACACCTCTGGAACTTCGCGCTTCGCTCGGTCTGGCCGGGCTGTACGCCTTGCGCATGCTGGGCATGTTTCTGATCCTGCCTGTGTTCGCGGTTTACGCTGCGCACTTGTCGGGCGGCGACAACCACGCCCTGGTCGGGCTGGCCTTTGGGGCATACGGCTTGACGCAGGCGCTGCTGCAGTTGCCGTTTGGCATGTGGTCAGACCGGGTCGGTCGCAAGAAGGTGATCTACTTTGGCCTCGTGATGTTTGCCATTGGTAGCCTGGTGTGCGCCAGCGTGACCAGTATCGAAGGCATGATTGCCGGCCGGGCGCTGCAAGGCGCCGGCGCGATCTCTGCGGCGATTACCGCGTTGCTGGCAGATCTGACGCGTGAAGAGCATCGCACCAAGGCCATGGCCATGATTGGCGGCAGTATCGCCATGACTTTCGCGGTTTCGCTGGTCGCGGCGCCCAAACTGGCCAACTGGATTGGCCTGCCGGGGATTTTCCTGCTGACAGCCTGCCTGACCGTCGCGGCCATCATTGGCGTGTGGAAGGTCATCCCCAGCCCGGCCCTGTCGCGGTTTCACTCTGATGCCGAAGCCAGCGCGGCACGCCTGCCAGCGGTGCTGAAACACCCGCAACTGCGCCGGCTGAACTACGGTGTGTTTGCGCTGCACGCTGCACAAATGGCCATGTTCACCGTCATGCCGCTGCTGCTGGCCAGCACCGGCCACGTCCCGGTTGCCAATCACTGGATGGTGTATCTGCCGGTGGTGGTGGTCGGCTTTATTTTCATGGTGCCGGCCGTGATCGTGGCGGAGAAGCGCAACAAGCTGAAGAATGTCTTTTTGCTGGCCATTGCGCTGATGCTGGTGGCGCAGACCGGCATGGCCTTGTACATGCCCAATCTGACGCTGATCTGCGTGTGGCTGGGTTTGTACTTCATCGCCTTCAATATTCTGGAAGCCACCCAGCCCAGCCTGATCAGCAAGATCGCCCCGACCGCCGCCAAAGGCACCGCCATGGGGGTCTATAACACCTGCCAGTCACTGGCGATGTTCGTGGGTTCGGCGGCGGCGGGCTGGCTGTTCCAGCATGGCGGTGCCGCGCCGGTTTTCTGGTTGTGTGCCGCCCTGATGGCGTTGTGGCTGATTGTCACTTTCGGGCTGCAGCCGCCGCTGCCGGTGAAAACGCAGATGTTCCACATTGGCGAAAACTGGCATGGCGATGCCACTCAGCTCACGGCAGACCTCTCTGCCCTGAGCGGCGTCAAAGAAGCGGTGGTGCTGATTGATGAGCGCGTGGCACTACTTAAAGTACTGCAAAGCGGCTGGGACGAAGCCGGCGTGAAAACGCTGATCGACGCCACCCGCAACGCGGCCTGA